A DNA window from Parabacteroides johnsonii DSM 18315 contains the following coding sequences:
- a CDS encoding response regulator transcription factor gives MKILIVEDEPSLRELMQKTLAKERYVVETADTFYEASLKIADYSYDCILLDIMLPDGNGLKLLEMLKEQQKRESIIIISARDSIEDKVLGLEQGADDYLPKPFHLAELNARIKSVLRRQRGDGSRSLQLGNLRIEPDSFRVFVGDKELELLKKEYDILFYFANRPNHIIDKAVLAEAVWGDHVDQADSFHFVYAQVKNLRQQLKKAGATIEIRSIYGFGYKLVINEEE, from the coding sequence ATGAAGATATTAATAGTTGAAGACGAACCTTCGCTCAGAGAACTGATGCAGAAAACATTGGCAAAAGAGCGATATGTAGTGGAAACAGCGGACACTTTCTACGAAGCGAGCCTGAAAATAGCGGACTACAGCTATGACTGTATCCTGCTCGACATCATGTTACCGGACGGGAACGGCTTGAAGCTGTTGGAAATGCTCAAGGAGCAGCAGAAGCGGGAAAGCATCATCATCATCTCTGCCCGCGACTCCATCGAGGACAAGGTCCTGGGACTGGAACAGGGAGCGGACGACTATCTTCCGAAACCCTTCCATCTGGCCGAGCTCAACGCCCGGATCAAAAGCGTACTGAGACGACAGCGTGGAGACGGTTCGCGTTCCCTCCAGCTGGGAAACCTGCGGATCGAACCGGACAGTTTCCGGGTATTCGTTGGCGACAAGGAGCTGGAACTTCTCAAGAAAGAATATGACATCCTGTTCTATTTTGCCAACCGCCCGAACCATATCATCGACAAGGCCGTACTGGCCGAGGCGGTCTGGGGCGACCATGTCGACCAGGCGGACAGTTTCCATTTCGTCTACGCACAGGTCAAGAACCTGCGACAGCAGCTAAAGAAAGCAGGTGCGACAATCGAGATCCGCTCCATCTACGGCTTCGGATATAAATTAGTCATCAACGAAGAAGAATAA